In one window of Thermodesulfobacteriota bacterium DNA:
- a CDS encoding sigma 54-interacting transcriptional regulator has translation METEKLRLSGNNEAVHKYIELNSDAILNSIADGVVVIGLNHEILFINRAAREIFGKVGLKDFSRGGKCSGMIGHTSCAFDCVINRTIKTGEHLYNYEVTLGRGDSKVTLSINTALLKDEDGKIIGGLEIFRDTSLIKELRDEIKGRYSFENIIGKNYRMHEVYELLKEVAPTRATVLIEGETGTGKELIANAIHHNSPRCGGPFVKVNCAALSEGILESELFGHVKGAFTGAIADKPGRFELADNGTIFLDEVGDITPHTQVKLLRVLQEGEFERVGGTKTIKVDVRVVTATNKDLKALVEKGEFREDLYYRLKVVPVRLPALRERKDDIPLLVKYFIGKFNREMGRETGMEVRHVSPSAMELLMEYGYPGNIRELEHIIEHAFVRCQGNTINPEHLPRDLHARGLVDKAMSTDEPMKALEREVIIKALDETGWKYNDCARKLKMSRTTLWRRIKELGIEKPA, from the coding sequence ATGGAGACCGAGAAATTAAGGCTTTCCGGCAATAACGAAGCCGTCCACAAGTACATAGAGCTGAATAGCGACGCCATCCTTAACAGCATCGCCGACGGCGTGGTCGTCATAGGCCTTAATCACGAGATACTCTTCATAAACAGGGCGGCCAGGGAGATATTCGGGAAGGTCGGGCTCAAGGACTTCTCAAGGGGCGGCAAATGCAGCGGCATGATCGGGCACACGAGCTGCGCCTTCGACTGCGTCATAAACAGGACCATTAAGACCGGCGAGCACCTCTACAACTACGAGGTGACGCTCGGCAGGGGCGACAGCAAGGTCACTCTCAGCATAAATACGGCCCTCTTGAAGGATGAGGACGGCAAGATAATAGGCGGCCTCGAGATATTCAGGGACACCTCGCTTATAAAGGAGCTCAGGGACGAGATAAAGGGCAGATACTCCTTTGAGAACATAATCGGCAAGAACTACCGGATGCACGAGGTCTACGAGCTCTTGAAAGAGGTCGCGCCGACGAGGGCGACAGTCCTCATAGAGGGCGAGACCGGCACGGGCAAGGAGCTTATTGCGAACGCCATCCACCACAACTCCCCGAGGTGCGGCGGGCCTTTCGTTAAGGTAAACTGCGCGGCCCTCTCCGAGGGCATACTCGAAAGCGAGCTCTTCGGCCACGTGAAGGGAGCGTTCACGGGCGCCATAGCCGACAAGCCCGGGCGTTTCGAGCTTGCGGACAACGGCACCATCTTCCTCGACGAGGTCGGAGACATAACCCCGCACACGCAGGTGAAGCTCCTTCGCGTTTTGCAGGAAGGGGAGTTCGAGCGGGTGGGCGGCACGAAGACCATCAAGGTGGACGTGCGGGTTGTCACCGCGACCAACAAGGACCTGAAGGCCCTCGTCGAAAAGGGCGAGTTCAGGGAGGACCTCTACTACCGCCTGAAGGTCGTGCCCGTGCGCCTTCCGGCCCTCAGGGAGCGCAAAGACGACATACCGCTCCTTGTCAAATATTTCATCGGGAAGTTCAATCGCGAGATGGGGCGGGAGACGGGCATGGAGGTCCGCCACGTCTCTCCTTCCGCGATGGAGCTGTTGATGGAGTACGGCTATCCGGGCAATATCCGCGAGCTTGAGCACATAATCGAGCACGCGTTCGTGAGATGCCAGGGCAACACCATAAACCCCGAGCACCTGCCGAGGGACCTCCATGCGCGGGGGCTCGTTGACAAGGCCATGAGCACCGACGAGCCCATGAAGGCGCTCGAACGCGAGGTGATTATTAAGGCCCTCGACGAGACCGGCTGGAAATACAACGATTGCGCCCGGAAGCTCAAGATGAGCAGGACGACGCTCTGGAGGAGGATAAAGGAGCTGGGCATAGAAAAACCAGCTTGA
- a CDS encoding hydroxyacid dehydrogenase, producing the protein MKLAVFEVEEWERPSFERLDSGHDIRFTNEPLTDENAGPYTDVEVVSTFIWSELDRKTLGRFRNLRHIATRSTGYDHIDMVYCAERGISVSNVPTYGDNTVAEHVFGLLLAISHNLVDAVERTRRGDFSQQGLRGFDLKGKTIGVLGTGSIGRYVIDIAKGFHMEVLAFDLHPREDLARRIGFKYVSLEEALRKSDVITLHIPAIPETYHFLSDREFAMMKEGVVIINTARGILIDIQALLRGITSGKVAAVGLDVLPEEPTIREEAELLRSIAQKKPLDVLLAGHILLRLRNVLITPHSAFNTKEAVQRILDTTIENIAAFERGEARNKVA; encoded by the coding sequence ATGAAGCTCGCCGTCTTCGAGGTCGAGGAATGGGAAAGGCCGTCATTCGAGCGGCTTGACTCAGGCCATGACATAAGGTTTACGAACGAGCCGCTGACGGACGAGAACGCGGGCCCCTATACCGACGTCGAGGTCGTATCGACCTTCATCTGGTCCGAGCTCGACAGGAAGACCCTGGGCCGGTTCAGGAACCTCCGGCACATAGCCACGCGCTCGACAGGCTACGACCACATAGACATGGTCTACTGCGCCGAGCGCGGCATAAGCGTATCCAACGTGCCTACCTACGGCGACAACACGGTCGCGGAGCACGTCTTCGGACTCCTGCTTGCGATAAGCCACAACCTCGTGGACGCGGTCGAGAGGACGCGGCGCGGGGACTTCTCGCAGCAGGGGCTCCGGGGCTTCGACCTCAAGGGAAAGACCATAGGCGTGCTCGGCACCGGGAGCATCGGCAGGTATGTTATCGACATAGCAAAGGGCTTCCACATGGAAGTCCTTGCCTTCGACCTCCATCCCAGGGAAGACCTTGCCCGGAGGATCGGTTTCAAATACGTCTCGCTCGAGGAGGCCCTTCGGAAATCCGACGTCATAACGCTCCACATACCCGCCATCCCGGAGACCTACCATTTCCTCTCGGACAGGGAGTTCGCGATGATGAAGGAGGGCGTGGTCATCATAAATACCGCACGTGGCATACTCATAGACATACAGGCCCTGCTCCGGGGCATTACCAGCGGCAAGGTCGCGGCGGTCGGCCTCGACGTCCTGCCCGAAGAGCCTACCATCAGGGAGGAGGCGGAGCTCCTCCGCTCAATTGCCCAGAAAAAGCCGCTCGACGTTCTCCTCGCCGGGCATATACTGCTACGCCTCCGTAACGTCCTAATAACGCCGCACAGCGCATTCAATACCAAAGAGGCCGTCCAGAGGATACTCGACACTACGATCGAGAATATCGCGGCTTTCGAGAGGGGCGAGGCGAGGAACAAGGTGGCATGA
- a CDS encoding DUF389 domain-containing protein gives MDLLRLKAIGLINEWLHKKAAEVNQSSVMKTVYQEVDISAGYFLVLTIANLIALTGLITNNTAVIIGAMLISPLMGPILSSGFAFITGNEAIGKKAFSTIVKSVAATIAVAAFATWVSPLNEVTQEILARTRPNLYDLVVAFLAGLVGAIAICTKRNYITIVPGVAIATAVIPPLSVAGYGLGSANFSIALGGFFLFFTNFVAIIISTCMVFFVYGFRPGVLTEIDVHQLKKRIAALGAILFVISIPLLYTLHVSLSEIRLRSGISAALKRAFDADKVSYLSAFDYRETDDALRVRAAINTTRYLEEGQIAEAERSVEAALGREITLDVEQVLMQAGGLKPAVVTASIAGLTQPKPDPKKEMDAASHALANAAASVERILDPYKVSEFYLGRKHGSAALAGVIKVRRDTPFTPDEALWIEKMASEALGAPVVLSVETIPLLDPIPLTDEKSFASDELRGALKTVSDIHSRQPSFIVRIEASQSSGDSAKTRKKLAIERAEKIKAMLVEKHGIPPGNVIITTAPGRSNSPVVNIRVVSGG, from the coding sequence GTGGACCTTTTAAGACTCAAAGCCATAGGCCTGATAAACGAATGGCTCCATAAGAAGGCAGCCGAGGTAAACCAGTCGTCGGTCATGAAGACCGTATACCAGGAAGTCGATATTTCGGCCGGCTACTTTCTCGTGCTCACCATAGCCAACCTTATCGCGCTTACTGGCCTCATAACGAACAACACGGCCGTCATTATCGGCGCAATGCTGATATCTCCCCTGATGGGCCCTATATTGAGCAGCGGCTTCGCTTTCATAACCGGGAACGAGGCCATCGGCAAAAAGGCCTTTTCGACGATAGTCAAGAGCGTTGCCGCGACCATTGCGGTAGCCGCCTTTGCGACATGGGTTTCTCCACTGAACGAGGTCACGCAGGAGATACTCGCGAGGACGAGGCCCAACCTCTACGACCTTGTAGTCGCCTTCCTCGCGGGCCTCGTCGGCGCGATAGCCATCTGCACGAAAAGGAACTACATAACCATAGTGCCTGGCGTGGCCATAGCGACCGCGGTAATCCCGCCCCTGAGCGTCGCCGGGTACGGGCTCGGGAGCGCCAACTTCTCAATAGCGCTCGGCGGCTTTTTCCTCTTTTTCACCAACTTCGTCGCCATCATCATAAGCACCTGCATGGTCTTTTTCGTGTACGGCTTCAGGCCCGGCGTACTCACTGAAATAGACGTCCACCAGCTCAAGAAGAGGATAGCCGCGCTCGGCGCGATACTCTTCGTCATCTCGATACCGCTACTTTACACGCTCCACGTCTCGCTTTCGGAGATAAGGCTGAGGAGCGGCATAAGCGCCGCCCTCAAGCGCGCATTCGACGCTGACAAGGTATCGTACCTCTCCGCCTTCGATTACAGGGAAACGGATGACGCGCTCAGGGTAAGGGCAGCGATAAACACGACCAGATACCTCGAGGAGGGCCAGATAGCAGAGGCCGAGAGATCTGTCGAGGCGGCGCTTGGAAGGGAGATAACCCTGGATGTCGAGCAGGTCCTCATGCAGGCCGGCGGGCTCAAGCCGGCGGTAGTCACGGCCTCCATTGCGGGGCTCACCCAGCCCAAGCCCGACCCGAAAAAAGAGATGGATGCAGCCTCTCACGCCCTGGCGAACGCCGCGGCTTCGGTCGAAAGAATACTCGACCCTTACAAAGTCTCGGAATTCTATCTGGGACGAAAACACGGCAGCGCGGCCCTGGCCGGGGTTATAAAGGTGCGCAGGGACACGCCCTTCACGCCCGACGAGGCCCTGTGGATCGAAAAGATGGCATCCGAGGCGCTCGGTGCGCCTGTCGTCCTCTCGGTGGAGACTATCCCCCTGCTGGACCCGATCCCCCTGACGGATGAGAAGTCCTTCGCCTCGGACGAGCTGAGGGGTGCGCTCAAGACCGTAAGCGATATACACTCGCGCCAGCCCTCGTTCATTGTCAGGATAGAGGCCAGCCAGTCCTCTGGCGACAGCGCAAAAACGAGGAAAAAACTGGCTATCGAGAGGGCTGAAAAGATAAAGGCCATGCTGGTCGAAAAACACGGGATACCGCCCGGGAATGTCATAATCACGACTGCGCCAGGGCGGTCCAATTCGCCTGTGGTCAATATAAGAGTGGTAAGCGGCGGTTAA